The DNA segment tttgatttattttattatagtttaaGCTTAAGCTTCTTATAACGAATGATGGCATAAACTATTTCTGGTGAAATCATTTTGGTCCCATTTAGaatttttcttacattttgtAGTAGGCTTATCTTGTCGATTTTAACTACAATTATGAAATGGTTTTTTATGCTTGTTATAACGAATGATAGCGTAacctatttttttgttttgtatctgGTCAAATCATCCAGGCATTGGCCATTCTCTGAGCTCATTTCTAGCAACTAACAAGTTCGAATGCCTTTTGTTTGATGCACCAAAATGATTTGcatatttccatattttccTTTCCTctatttttttctcattttttttgtaaattgccCAGGCTGCCACAGAGTCCAATTACATTgcgtgcaacagcagcttgaAGCTGACTTCACATGGCACACATGGCCTCCAAATGTGCAGCTGGAACTGAAGTCGGAATCGGAGTTGGACTTGAAATTGGAGTTCAAAGTCAAGACCGAGTTGCACATTCAAATCTCTTTTGGGTAGTATTGTTATTGGCGTCTAGTTAAAGCCGTTGCTCTCtttgctcgttgttgttgttactgttgacGGTCAGTTGGTTTTTCTATTGTTGCCCCGGCGCTGCCTTGTCAATTATTGGTTAGAACAGAATTTAGAACGCGAAAAAAAGTAACCACAAAGGCAGCAAATCAAACCTCCACATACCTGCCCCTCTGTCTTTGTTTGTTACTTTGCAGCTaccattattgttattgttgaccAGCGAATTATGACAGTAGAAGTTCGAGTCACACAAAAAGCCACCAATTTCCGGTATGCATTCAGTTCATTCAAGTTAAGTTTTTCTCCCTTTTTGTATCGACAGAGATATTATGTGAAATGGGTGGGAACTTTTGCTTTAACTGAAACAATTGTTCAACCTAAGAACTGTGTTTTGAGGTTTCTACGACCTAAGGCTAATTACATAGCTTAACAAATAAaggtatttttcttttactttttgcaagtgcaagtttttttgcttagtttcatttgaaattcctGTATACCAGTTGTCTAACGGTCTAGCAACATTGAGCTGAGGAATTTCCTTAATAAGTTGGCTGCCCTTTGAGTAGctgaatatatttgtttaccttttttatttatttacaatttgttattctatttctactattttaaattatgctaATGAACATGTTGTAACTTGTTAAACCTatgagtattttattatatactactactttGAGTTGTCTTCGCTATCTTTTAGCCTTGTCTTGATCTGTCGTCGTTATAAATCCTACATCTATGTGATTTTTCTCTTCATTTCTACGCACTTCTTCTATTGACTTGTAGCGTGCTTCTCGTCGTATTAGTTCGTTCTTAACTAGTTTCTTGTTCTCTAAGAACTCTGCTGCTTTCAGCTTCTTGTACAAAATGCGATTATTGTTGGCCTTTGCCATTAAAAGAGGATCTGCCGTGGTGACCCAAGGTCGACGTGTGGTCACAGCCGTGCTATAAAAAGCCGTATTGTTGACCTCAAAGGGACTTGGCTTGATGAAGAAGGCTATGTAACCAGGACGTCGTACATCTCGCTCCACAGGAAATACACTGCAAATGTAGAAGAATAGAAAATATCAGCATTTACTTTCAGTATTTTGGCACTTACCAGAATCCCTGATGAAATTCATCCCACTTGGGACCCCACCAGGCGCCCAGCACACGAAAGGGACACGAACGATTGCGTCCCGGATCCGAGATGAGCACCTCGCCCACCGAGATGAACATGAGATCCGTGGTATTCGCCTCGACGAGATGCGCCTTGCGCAGCATGAAGAGATCGTTGAAGCCGGACATGACGAAGTCATCGTATAGATTGTAGACCAACTGATTGTTATTATCTTGGCCAATAATCAGCATGGCCAATCGCATGTTATTGATAATGTGCGCCAATGCCAACAGATTGATGTTCATGTCCTTGTAGTCCTCGGTGATGTAGCCAAAGAACCAATGTCGCATGTGGACGCGAGTGGGCAACTCGATGCGATTCATGAGGAGCCAAGGACCGCCCCAACTGTTGGCGAACTCACACAATACCTTGGACGGTAATCCTCGATCCCTCAGCAGCTGGATGCCAAAGAGTTCGTGCAGGTTCATTTCTTCGTGGCATTCGGCCTGCGGATAAGCAAAAAATTCCGGTGGATGCGGAGTTGGAGTAGCTGATGGCTCAAACGGTTCCTTACTCTGACTTGTGGACTCCGTTGGCTGCGGGGATGCTGTTGTGGgggtggctgttgttgttcttgttgtagtGGTGAGCTCGCCACTCTCTTCAGTTTCTTCCTCTAGTTCACTGTCCACAACTTGATCGGATTCCACGCACTCTTCGTCGGTGTTTGAGGGCAGCTTCGAGCAGTCAACTTCTTGCTCCTGGGATGAATGCGTCGTTTTCTCCGGATTTCTTgaggtttttggttttgttgatTTCGTGGTGGATTTGTGTTGAGGTCTTTTTG comes from the Drosophila sulfurigaster albostrigata strain 15112-1811.04 chromosome 2L, ASM2355843v2, whole genome shotgun sequence genome and includes:
- the LOC133850273 gene encoding uncharacterized protein LOC133850273 isoform X2, yielding MNLHELFGIQLLRDRGLPSKVLCEFANSWGGPWLLMNRIELPTRVHMRHWFFGYITEDYKDMNINLLALAHIINNMRLAMLIIGQDNNNQLVYNLYDDFVMSGFNDLFMLRKAHLVEANTTDLMFISVGEVLISDPGRNRSCPFRVLGAWWGPKWDEFHQGFCVFPVERDVRRPGYIAFFIKPSPFEVNNTAFYSTAVTTRRPWVTTADPLLMAKANNNRILYKKLKAAEFLENKKLVKNELIRREARYKSIEEVRRNEEKNHIDVGFITTTDQDKAKR
- the LOC133850273 gene encoding uncharacterized protein LOC133850273 isoform X1, whose product is MLLLHCPWIALLPLAVLGQTYYINFVFNNNRYTGLNTHEVISSETKIENESKYQKESASKSQMSAEQEKNSAESRSREHHTKRPQHKSTTKSTKPKTSRNPEKTTHSSQEQEVDCSKLPSNTDEECVESDQVVDSELEEETEESGELTTTTRTTTATPTTASPQPTESTSQSKEPFEPSATPTPHPPEFFAYPQAECHEEMNLHELFGIQLLRDRGLPSKVLCEFANSWGGPWLLMNRIELPTRVHMRHWFFGYITEDYKDMNINLLALAHIINNMRLAMLIIGQDNNNQLVYNLYDDFVMSGFNDLFMLRKAHLVEANTTDLMFISVGEVLISDPGRNRSCPFRVLGAWWGPKWDEFHQGFCVFPVERDVRRPGYIAFFIKPSPFEVNNTAFYSTAVTTRRPWVTTADPLLMAKANNNRILYKKLKAAEFLENKKLVKNELIRREARYKSIEEVRRNEEKNHIDVGFITTTDQDKAKR